The following proteins are co-located in the Shouchella hunanensis genome:
- a CDS encoding acyl-CoA dehydrogenase family protein — protein MTLTKDQLMIRDMVRQFARKEIAPLAVQLDQESRFADDIFKKLGELGVLGIPFPEEYGGSGGDTVSYALAVEEIGYACGGTGLSYAAAVSLGASPIYYYGTEEQKRQHLTPLAKGQSLGAFGLTEPNAGSDAGGTQTKARLEGDEYVINGEKCWITNAEYSRTVIVTAVVGQKENGKKMISAFIVPTDTPGFKISSNYDKMGVRASNTCELVLEDVRVPKENLLGDPDKGFSQFLYTLDGGRISIAALAVGIAQAAFDRALAYSKERKQFGKAISSFQAIQFKLADMAMEIELARNMVHKAAQLKDSGKAFGKEAAYAKLFASEMATRTCNQALQIHGGYGYMREYEVERMLRDAKLLEIGEGTSEIQRLVIARHLGLGR, from the coding sequence ATGACTTTGACAAAAGATCAACTTATGATTCGGGATATGGTACGTCAGTTTGCACGAAAGGAAATTGCCCCATTAGCTGTTCAGCTTGATCAAGAGTCACGATTTGCAGATGACATCTTTAAAAAATTAGGAGAATTAGGTGTTTTAGGTATTCCATTTCCTGAAGAATATGGTGGCTCTGGAGGCGACACGGTCTCTTATGCATTAGCTGTTGAAGAAATCGGCTACGCTTGTGGTGGAACAGGGTTAAGTTATGCAGCGGCAGTTTCACTTGGTGCAAGTCCAATCTATTATTACGGTACAGAAGAACAAAAGCGACAGCATCTCACGCCTCTTGCAAAAGGACAGTCGCTTGGTGCCTTTGGGCTTACTGAGCCAAATGCAGGATCTGATGCTGGAGGAACCCAAACGAAAGCCCGTTTAGAGGGGGATGAATATGTTATTAACGGTGAAAAGTGTTGGATTACAAATGCTGAATATTCTCGAACCGTCATTGTTACGGCTGTTGTCGGTCAAAAAGAAAACGGCAAAAAAATGATTTCAGCGTTTATAGTTCCAACAGATACACCTGGTTTTAAAATTTCATCCAACTACGACAAGATGGGGGTTCGGGCTTCGAATACATGTGAGCTTGTTTTAGAAGATGTCCGTGTTCCAAAAGAAAATCTATTAGGTGATCCAGACAAAGGATTTAGTCAATTCTTATATACACTTGATGGAGGAAGAATCTCCATAGCGGCTCTTGCAGTAGGTATTGCACAAGCAGCTTTTGATCGTGCATTAGCGTATTCAAAAGAAAGAAAGCAGTTTGGTAAAGCAATAAGCTCGTTTCAAGCAATTCAGTTTAAGCTTGCGGATATGGCAATGGAAATTGAACTGGCAAGAAACATGGTGCATAAAGCCGCACAGCTAAAAGATAGTGGGAAAGCATTTGGAAAAGAAGCAGCATATGCTAAGCTCTTTGCCTCTGAAATGGCAACGCGTACATGTAACCAAGCACTGCAAATTCATGGTGGCTACGGCTATATGCGTGAATATGAGGTGGAACGAATGTTAAGAGACGCGAAGTTACTAGAAATTGGTGAAGGGACATCAGAAATTCAGCGTCTTGTTATCGCTAGACATTTAGGCTTAGGTAGATAA
- a CDS encoding enoyl-CoA hydratase: MNLTNEFLKKEGAEVVTLTLDRPQAANALSTQLLKELNVQVEALRNDSQARVVIIRSAGEKAFCAGADLKERIAMTEEEVREAVRLIGDTIQAISTLPQPVIVAANGLALGGGLELALAADLRVFSESAQYGLTETSLAIIPGAGGTQRLTRMIGVGKAKELIYTARRISGKEAEHIGLCEYAVSSAQVYEKAVELATVIAQNGPVAIRAAKQAIDVGLDCTMEDGLKVENNAYQQTIYTEDRMEGLNAFKEKRKPRYQGR; encoded by the coding sequence TTGAACTTGACTAACGAATTCTTGAAAAAAGAAGGAGCAGAAGTTGTTACGTTAACACTCGATCGACCACAAGCAGCGAACGCCTTATCGACGCAGCTGTTAAAAGAACTAAACGTTCAAGTCGAAGCATTACGGAACGATTCTCAAGCAAGGGTTGTCATTATACGTTCGGCTGGTGAAAAAGCTTTTTGTGCAGGTGCTGATTTAAAAGAACGTATTGCCATGACAGAAGAAGAAGTTCGTGAAGCTGTGAGGTTAATCGGGGATACTATTCAAGCAATATCCACACTACCTCAGCCAGTCATTGTCGCGGCAAATGGTCTAGCATTAGGAGGTGGATTGGAATTGGCCCTTGCGGCAGACTTACGGGTATTCTCAGAGAGTGCTCAATACGGTTTAACTGAAACATCTTTAGCAATCATTCCAGGTGCAGGAGGAACACAGCGCTTAACGCGTATGATTGGTGTCGGTAAAGCAAAAGAGTTAATTTATACAGCTAGACGTATAAGTGGTAAAGAGGCTGAACATATTGGGCTTTGTGAATACGCTGTCTCCTCTGCACAGGTGTATGAAAAAGCAGTTGAGCTGGCGACAGTTATTGCACAAAATGGTCCAGTGGCAATCCGGGCTGCAAAACAAGCCATAGATGTAGGTCTTGACTGCACAATGGAGGATGGATTAAAGGTTGAAAACAATGCGTATCAACAAACGATATATACGGAAGATCGAATGGAAGGATTAAACGCATTCAAAGAAAAAAGAAAACCCCGTTATCAAGGGCGCTAG
- a CDS encoding acyl-CoA carboxylase subunit beta, with the protein MSIEERYKEKVETIHQGGQEKYHQQNEAKGKRFVRQRLALLFDDGLETEDGMFANSEAEGLPADGVICGTGKINGKTVCVMANDSTVKAGSWGARTVEKIIRIQETAEKLAVPMLYLVDSAGARITDQIDMFPGRRGAGRIFHNQVKLSGKIPQVCILFGPSAAGGAYIPAFCDVVIMVDGNASMYLGSPRMAQMVIGEDVSLEEMGGASMHCRVSGCGDMLAKDELEAIDLAREYIGYVPQSYKGRVPLSEAIPPKDLPKTIEEIIPENQNAPFNMYDLLDRLVDDNSFFEIKKLFAPELITGFARLNGRTIGIIANQPKAKGGVLFHDSADKAARFITLCDAYHIPLLFLADIPGFMIGTKVERAGIIRHGAKMISAMAEATVPKISVVVRKAYGAGLYAMAGPAFDPDCCLALPQAQIAVMGPEAAVNAVYANKIAALAPEERAAFIAEKREEYKENIDVYRLASELVIDGVVNGNDLREELTRRFALYETKEVVFTDRKHPVYPV; encoded by the coding sequence ATGAGTATTGAAGAGCGATATAAAGAAAAAGTAGAGACGATTCACCAAGGTGGTCAAGAAAAATATCATCAGCAAAACGAAGCGAAAGGAAAACGCTTTGTACGGCAACGGCTTGCACTGTTATTTGATGATGGTTTAGAGACTGAAGATGGCATGTTTGCAAATTCAGAAGCAGAAGGTTTACCTGCTGATGGGGTTATTTGCGGAACCGGGAAAATAAACGGTAAAACTGTTTGTGTCATGGCGAATGATTCCACAGTAAAAGCTGGCTCATGGGGGGCGCGGACAGTTGAAAAAATCATTCGCATCCAAGAAACGGCTGAGAAATTAGCAGTACCAATGCTGTATTTAGTTGATTCAGCTGGAGCGCGTATTACTGATCAAATTGACATGTTTCCAGGTCGTAGAGGTGCGGGCCGAATTTTTCATAATCAAGTAAAGCTTTCTGGTAAAATTCCTCAAGTATGTATTCTCTTTGGCCCATCAGCCGCTGGTGGCGCTTATATTCCAGCGTTTTGTGATGTTGTCATTATGGTTGACGGAAATGCGTCCATGTATCTTGGCTCGCCTCGTATGGCGCAGATGGTTATCGGTGAGGATGTTTCCCTTGAAGAAATGGGTGGTGCATCTATGCATTGCCGTGTGTCTGGCTGTGGCGATATGCTTGCAAAAGATGAATTAGAAGCAATCGATTTAGCAAGAGAATATATTGGCTATGTCCCACAAAGTTATAAAGGTCGAGTACCTCTATCGGAGGCAATCCCGCCTAAAGATTTACCTAAAACAATTGAAGAGATCATTCCAGAAAATCAAAATGCGCCTTTTAATATGTACGATCTATTAGATCGACTGGTAGACGATAACAGCTTCTTTGAAATTAAAAAGCTCTTTGCACCTGAACTTATTACTGGATTTGCTCGTTTAAACGGAAGAACGATTGGCATTATAGCAAATCAACCTAAAGCAAAAGGCGGGGTATTATTTCACGATTCAGCAGATAAGGCAGCGAGGTTTATTACATTATGCGATGCCTATCACATCCCATTACTATTTCTGGCTGATATTCCTGGCTTTATGATTGGGACAAAAGTAGAACGTGCGGGTATCATTCGTCATGGTGCAAAAATGATTTCAGCGATGGCTGAAGCGACGGTTCCGAAAATTTCTGTAGTTGTTCGTAAAGCATATGGTGCTGGACTTTATGCGATGGCAGGACCTGCATTTGATCCCGATTGTTGCTTAGCTTTACCACAAGCACAAATTGCTGTTATGGGACCAGAAGCCGCTGTAAATGCAGTTTACGCAAATAAAATCGCAGCATTAGCTCCGGAAGAAAGAGCCGCATTTATTGCTGAAAAAAGAGAAGAATACAAAGAAAATATTGATGTGTATCGACTTGCTTCAGAATTAGTCATTGATGGGGTTGTTAATGGAAATGATTTACGCGAAGAGTTAACACGAAGGTTCGCTTTATATGAAACCAAAGAAGTAGTATTTACAGACCGCAAACACCCTGTATACCCCGTATAG
- a CDS encoding alpha/beta-type small acid-soluble spore protein, with the protein MADNRSSNNLVVPGVQQAIDQMKYEIASEFGVNLGPETTARANGSVGGEITKRLVKMAEQQMSGGYQK; encoded by the coding sequence ATGGCAGATAACAGAAGTTCAAATAACCTAGTTGTACCTGGTGTACAACAAGCAATTGACCAAATGAAGTACGAAATCGCTTCAGAATTTGGTGTTAACCTTGGTCCTGAAACAACTGCACGTGCTAACGGTTCAGTTGGTGGGGAAATTACTAAACGTTTAGTTAAAATGGCTGAACAACAAATGAGTGGCGGTTACCAAAAATAA
- a CDS encoding acetyl-CoA carboxylase biotin carboxyl carrier protein subunit yields MSYIKASMAGNVWKVVVSVGDQVEQGQEVAILESMKMEIPIESEVAGTVKAILKPEGEFVNEGDYLIELD; encoded by the coding sequence ATGAGTTATATTAAAGCATCTATGGCAGGAAACGTGTGGAAAGTAGTTGTGTCGGTTGGTGATCAAGTGGAACAAGGACAAGAAGTAGCCATTTTAGAGTCAATGAAAATGGAGATTCCAATTGAATCAGAGGTGGCAGGAACGGTGAAAGCCATTCTTAAACCAGAAGGTGAGTTTGTCAACGAGGGAGATTATTTAATTGAACTTGACTAA
- a CDS encoding biotin carboxylase N-terminal domain-containing protein, whose amino-acid sequence MIQSILIANRGEIASRIIRTCKKMNIRTVAIYSEADRDAEHTVLADEAYLVGESSVKESYLNQDRILLIAREANVDAIHPGYGLLSEQAIFAEKCRADGFCFIGPDASVISLMGDKLQARKTMMEAGVPVIPGTDAVETIEDTLFEANHIGYPVMLKAASGGGGIGITICRSDDDCQKAFEKNKKQAALFFGDGALYIEKYVENPRHIELQVLADGKGHTLVFGERECSVQRRHQKIIEEAPSPFLTDERRQEMINMALKAAQAIQYQNAGTIECLVDEDGMFYFLEMNTRLQVEHPVTEEIYKLDLVEWQIRIASGDTLPWKQHELRTTGHAIEARIYAEDPVRFFPSPGTVKEIELPEAPHIRHECPIKAGSVISHFYDPMIAKLIVHGKDRNDAIAKLENALNDYKVIGIKTNIPAIKAIVDHPIFKQGGATTAFMDTYKDELTRRIQEVNQ is encoded by the coding sequence ATGATTCAGTCCATTCTCATTGCAAACCGCGGCGAGATTGCTTCCCGTATTATCCGAACGTGCAAAAAAATGAACATTCGCACCGTGGCAATTTATTCAGAAGCGGATCGAGATGCAGAACATACAGTACTAGCTGATGAAGCGTATTTGGTTGGAGAATCGAGTGTAAAAGAAAGTTATTTAAATCAAGATCGAATCTTACTTATTGCGAGAGAAGCAAATGTTGACGCTATCCATCCTGGTTATGGGCTTTTATCAGAGCAAGCCATTTTTGCTGAGAAGTGCCGCGCGGATGGGTTTTGTTTTATTGGACCGGATGCATCTGTCATTTCCCTTATGGGGGATAAGCTGCAAGCTCGAAAAACGATGATGGAAGCAGGAGTGCCGGTTATTCCTGGAACAGATGCAGTGGAAACGATTGAAGATACATTGTTCGAAGCAAATCATATAGGTTATCCGGTTATGTTGAAGGCAGCATCAGGTGGAGGAGGTATTGGCATTACGATCTGCCGCAGTGATGACGATTGCCAAAAAGCGTTTGAAAAAAATAAGAAACAAGCTGCTTTATTTTTTGGAGACGGGGCGCTCTATATAGAAAAATATGTAGAAAATCCAAGACACATCGAGTTACAAGTATTAGCTGATGGAAAAGGTCATACACTTGTTTTTGGTGAGCGAGAGTGTTCCGTTCAAAGAAGACATCAGAAGATTATTGAGGAGGCACCATCGCCTTTTTTAACGGATGAGCGTCGTCAAGAAATGATCAATATGGCATTAAAAGCAGCTCAAGCGATTCAGTATCAAAATGCTGGGACTATCGAATGCCTTGTTGATGAAGACGGAATGTTCTATTTTTTAGAAATGAACACGAGGCTTCAAGTTGAACACCCGGTAACAGAAGAGATTTACAAGCTTGATTTAGTGGAATGGCAAATCCGAATCGCTTCAGGAGACACGTTGCCGTGGAAGCAGCATGAATTAAGGACAACAGGACACGCCATCGAAGCAAGAATCTATGCTGAAGACCCGGTACGCTTTTTTCCATCACCTGGGACTGTGAAAGAAATTGAACTGCCAGAAGCGCCGCACATTCGTCACGAATGTCCGATTAAAGCAGGTAGCGTCATTAGTCATTTTTATGATCCGATGATTGCGAAGCTCATTGTTCATGGAAAAGATCGTAATGATGCGATAGCAAAGCTTGAAAACGCATTAAATGACTATAAAGTGATCGGGATTAAAACGAATATCCCCGCGATAAAAGCGATTGTCGATCATCCTATTTTCAAACAAGGGGGAGCAACGACTGCTTTTATGGATACGTATAAAGACGAACTAACAAGACGAATTCAGGAGGTTAACCAATGA